A genomic segment from Thiomicrorhabdus aquaedulcis encodes:
- a CDS encoding gamma-butyrobetaine hydroxylase-like domain-containing protein, whose translation MPHPTDIKLHQASRKLEVSFDSGETFVFTCEFLRVYSQSAEVTGHAPGQEVLQVGKHAVNITAITPVGHYAVKLHFDDGHDTGLYTWERLYDLGVHQTDYWTDYLRRLMRAGHAHPDLNALKMQHT comes from the coding sequence ATGCCCCACCCCACCGACATCAAATTGCACCAAGCGTCGCGCAAGCTCGAAGTGAGTTTTGACAGCGGTGAAACCTTTGTGTTTACCTGCGAGTTTTTGCGAGTTTATTCACAATCGGCTGAAGTGACTGGGCATGCGCCTGGGCAAGAGGTGTTGCAGGTTGGCAAACACGCCGTCAATATTACCGCCATAACGCCCGTGGGGCATTATGCGGTAAAACTGCATTTTGACGACGGTCACGACACCGGGCTGTACACATGGGAGCGTCTGTACGATTTAGGCGTACACCAAACCGATTATTGGACCGACTATTTACGCCGTTTAATGCGCGCCGGACACGCCCACCCCGATTTGAATGCGTTAAAAATGCAGCACACTTAA
- the ubiE gene encoding bifunctional demethylmenaquinone methyltransferase/2-methoxy-6-polyprenyl-1,4-benzoquinol methylase UbiE, giving the protein MSNPKQTIDFGFLEVPLDEKVKKVKGVFDSVAGNYDIMNDVMSMGIHRLWKRHTIELSGIRPGQVVLDLAGGTGDLTKEFAKRVGKTGRVVLADINESMVRVGRDRLINHGISGNVDYTITNAEALAFPDNTFDLATIAFGLRNVTHKDKALSELYRVLKPGGQLMVLEFSKVEQPLLAKAYDFYSFNILPKLGKLIANDEASYQYLAESIRMHPDQETLKQMMLTAGFDKADYLNMSEGIVALHRGWKY; this is encoded by the coding sequence ATGAGCAATCCCAAACAAACCATCGATTTTGGCTTTTTAGAAGTGCCGCTGGACGAAAAAGTTAAAAAGGTTAAAGGCGTGTTTGATTCCGTCGCCGGCAACTACGACATTATGAACGACGTGATGTCGATGGGCATTCATCGTTTATGGAAACGCCACACCATTGAACTAAGCGGTATTAGGCCTGGTCAAGTGGTGCTGGATTTGGCGGGCGGCACCGGTGATTTAACCAAAGAATTTGCTAAACGTGTGGGCAAAACCGGTCGCGTGGTGTTGGCCGACATTAACGAAAGCATGGTGCGTGTGGGTCGTGACCGCTTAATTAATCACGGCATTAGCGGCAATGTGGATTACACCATCACCAACGCCGAGGCCTTAGCGTTTCCAGACAACACCTTTGATTTAGCCACCATCGCCTTTGGATTACGCAACGTCACCCACAAAGACAAAGCGCTTAGCGAGCTGTATCGCGTGCTTAAACCCGGCGGTCAATTGATGGTGTTAGAGTTCTCTAAGGTTGAGCAACCTCTGTTAGCCAAAGCCTACGATTTTTATTCGTTTAATATTTTGCCCAAACTGGGCAAATTGATTGCCAACGACGAAGCCAGTTATCAATACTTGGCCGAATCGATTCGCATGCACCCAGATCAAGAAACCCTAAAACAGATGATGCTCACCGCCGGTTTTGATAAAGCCGACTACCTTAATATGAGTGAAGGCATTGTGGCGTTGCACCGTGGTTGGAAGTATTAA
- a CDS encoding ubiquinone biosynthesis accessory factor UbiJ codes for MSAANADHTSPGLVSLATLLQTLLTQAMRLNDANDANGALFASLEDHVIGVQLKETQHPLYFIFTHYGVSVQTQLIGEPDAILHTGFIDLLNNKPIEILAGDELLAQNFIDALRGIEIDWEEQLSHLTGDLVAFKVGQGVRAFLTQSNTTQDHLRNHLTNHLGQTIKEYLHFELNALPTQAQVTRFTQSNQQTAQAVDVLSDRIERLLERLTAPNLKESH; via the coding sequence ATGAGTGCTGCTAACGCCGATCACACTTCACCAGGCCTGGTAAGTTTAGCCACACTCTTACAAACCCTGCTGACCCAAGCGATGCGCTTAAACGACGCGAACGATGCCAACGGCGCGTTGTTTGCATCCCTTGAAGATCACGTAATAGGTGTGCAACTAAAAGAAACCCAACACCCGCTGTATTTTATCTTTACCCACTATGGGGTAAGCGTGCAAACCCAGTTAATAGGCGAGCCCGATGCCATTCTGCACACCGGTTTTATAGACTTATTAAACAACAAACCCATTGAAATTTTGGCCGGCGATGAATTATTAGCCCAGAACTTTATAGACGCACTGCGTGGCATAGAGATTGATTGGGAAGAACAACTTTCACACCTAACCGGTGACTTAGTGGCCTTTAAAGTGGGACAAGGTGTGCGGGCTTTTTTAACGCAGTCAAACACCACACAAGACCACCTAAGAAATCATCTAACAAATCACCTAGGCCAAACGATTAAAGAGTATTTGCACTTTGAGCTTAACGCCCTGCCCACTCAAGCCCAGGTAACGCGTTTTACCCAGAGCAACCAGCAAACCGCCCAAGCGGTAGACGTCTTAAGCGACCGAATTGAACGCCTACTTGAGCGCTTAACCGCACCTAATTTAAAAGAATCCCATTAA